A segment of the Rhodothermales bacterium genome:
CCCTGCCGGCTCTGACGACGGAGCTGAATCCCGCCATCCGCATCCCGGAATCCGACTCCGCCCGCATCGACTTCGCCCGCATCGACTTCGCCCGCATCGACGCCGCACGGCGGATCGCCGCGAACGCCTTCATACCCGAGTCGGCCTTTCCCGTCGGCTGCATCGCCGTCCTTCGCGACGGCACCGCCATCCCCGGCGTCAACGTCGAGAACGTCGACTGGAATCGGATCATCTGCGCCGAACGCAACGCCGTCGGTACCATCGCGAGCTACGGCCTCGCGCCCGCCAGCAAGCTCTATCTATCGTGCCCGCTCGACCCACAGGGCAGCCCCTGCGGCGCCTGCCGACAGGTCCTGGCGGAACTTGCTCCGGGCTCAACGATTTTGATGGACCGCGGTCCCGAGCCACCCCACACGACCACGCCGGAAGCGCTGCTACCCGGGTCCTTCACCGGCACAGCCCTCCTTCGCCGACACGACTCCGAATCCGATCCGCATCAGAACGGCTGAAGGTGATTACAGACTTCCTCATATTCACCGTCGGCCTCGTCGTGCTCTACTTCGGCGCCGACTGGCTCATCCGCGGCGCCGCGTCTCTTGCGCTGCGCTTCGGCATTCGTCCCCTGGTCGTGGGC
Coding sequences within it:
- a CDS encoding cytidine deaminase is translated as MPNTHADLLQRTTDYIARSRSTYSGDAQAATVLLSDGAWVPGVRVETASFSLAIDAAVNAISTSVAAGRYDIVAVALSHPATTAQASYLTQLGIVPLRQLNEQVFILRNDSPLPALTTELNPAIRIPESDSARIDFARIDFARIDAARRIAANAFIPESAFPVGCIAVLRDGTAIPGVNVENVDWNRIICAERNAVGTIASYGLAPASKLYLSCPLDPQGSPCGACRQVLAELAPGSTILMDRGPEPPHTTTPEALLPGSFTGTALLRRHDSESDPHQNG